One genomic window of Desulfobacterales bacterium includes the following:
- a CDS encoding thioredoxin domain-containing protein produces MLFRIVRLLCIIFVFAAAGPGLVKAGFRVEHLQTLATGTVPLDIVIPANGKYIFVLAKGGRVDVLGPDGRLLGKITVAAGVDGIEASPDGTILFLRDRRAKNIQVMAVGYVAEIDTANAPFLGRPGAPVTVTVFSDFQCPFCARLAPILKQVQERYPDQVKVVFKNFPLTKHEYAFSAAASAMAAHNQGRFWEFHDALFIEPDGLDAEKILAIARDLHLDMDRFLRDRASDSIRRQVQQDKEEGERDGVGATPSVFVNGQRVRRLTLKGLEQAVSRELARIDKQD; encoded by the coding sequence ATGCTGTTTCGGATTGTTCGTTTGTTGTGCATTATCTTTGTGTTTGCGGCGGCCGGGCCTGGCCTGGTCAAGGCCGGCTTCAGGGTCGAGCATCTCCAGACCCTGGCCACCGGGACGGTGCCGCTTGATATCGTCATCCCGGCCAATGGCAAATACATCTTTGTTCTTGCCAAGGGCGGCCGGGTGGATGTTCTAGGTCCCGACGGCCGGCTGCTGGGGAAGATCACCGTGGCGGCCGGTGTGGATGGAATCGAGGCCTCGCCGGACGGCACTATCCTGTTCCTGCGGGATCGCCGGGCAAAGAATATCCAGGTGATGGCGGTGGGCTATGTGGCTGAGATCGATACTGCCAACGCCCCTTTTCTCGGTAGGCCCGGAGCCCCGGTGACGGTGACGGTTTTCAGCGATTTTCAATGTCCTTTCTGTGCCCGGCTGGCGCCGATCCTCAAGCAGGTGCAGGAACGTTATCCCGACCAGGTGAAGGTGGTGTTCAAGAATTTCCCCCTGACAAAGCACGAGTACGCTTTCAGTGCCGCGGCGTCGGCCATGGCGGCCCATAATCAGGGCAGGTTCTGGGAATTTCATGACGCCCTTTTTATTGAACCGGATGGCCTGGATGCTGAGAAGATCCTGGCCATTGCCCGGGATCTTCATCTGGACATGGACCGGTTCCTCCGGGACCGGGCGAGTGATTCCATCCGCCGGCAGGTTCAACAGGACAAGGAAGAGGGTGAAAGGGACGGAGTGGGCGCCACTCCCAGCGTGTTCGTCAACGGTCAGCGGGTCCGGAGACTTACGCTCAAGGGGCTGGAACAGGCGGTTTCCCGGGAACTCGCGCGAATCGATAAGCAGGACTAG
- a CDS encoding YggS family pyridoxal phosphate-dependent enzyme, which yields MVDIGKNLESIRKRVAAAAVRVGRHPDGIGLVAVSKRVPLERIQEAVCCGQFLFGENYPQEARDKITRLPEALRRKVNWHFIGHLQSNKAGIAAEHFQVIETVDRIKLVRALDQRLQTRNRKLRVLVQVNIGRESRKSGVLPEGCGALLREISRARNLIVTGLMAIPPHADDPETSRPYFRQLRQLAEALRQEGLLGRAGPVQLSMGMSNDFEVAIEEGATLVRIGTAIFGPRRLA from the coding sequence ATGGTTGACATAGGAAAAAATCTCGAATCGATCCGAAAACGGGTGGCGGCGGCAGCCGTCCGGGTGGGCCGCCACCCGGACGGGATCGGCCTGGTGGCAGTGTCAAAACGGGTACCGCTGGAACGAATCCAGGAGGCGGTGTGCTGCGGGCAATTTCTTTTTGGCGAAAATTACCCCCAGGAGGCCCGGGACAAGATTACCCGACTGCCGGAAGCGCTCCGCCGTAAGGTCAACTGGCATTTCATCGGCCACCTGCAGAGCAACAAGGCCGGTATCGCGGCAGAGCACTTCCAGGTAATCGAAACCGTGGACCGGATCAAGCTGGTCCGGGCCCTGGACCAGCGACTCCAGACCCGCAACCGGAAGCTCCGGGTCCTGGTCCAGGTGAATATCGGCCGGGAATCCCGGAAATCAGGGGTCTTGCCGGAGGGGTGCGGCGCCCTGCTCCGCGAGATATCCCGGGCCCGCAACCTTATTGTCACCGGTCTGATGGCCATTCCGCCCCATGCCGACGACCCGGAAACCAGCAGGCCTTATTTCCGGCAACTCCGGCAATTGGCCGAGGCGCTGCGGCAAGAGGGGCTGCTGGGCCGGGCCGGGCCGGTGCAGTTATCCATGGGCATGTCCAATGATTTCGAGGTGGCGATCGAAGAGGGGGCAACCCTTGTCCGGATCGGCACCGCCATCTTCGGCCCCCGGCGCCTTGCCTGA
- a CDS encoding integration host factor subunit alpha, whose protein sequence is MTLTKADLVQQIYKTHDNMTKAQATEAVEALLRIMKDCLAHDNDLLISGFGKFNVKDKKARRGRNPQTGEELILPPRRVVTFKPSGILRSLINKQ, encoded by the coding sequence ATGACACTGACAAAGGCGGATCTGGTCCAGCAGATTTACAAGACCCACGATAATATGACCAAGGCGCAAGCCACGGAAGCTGTCGAGGCCCTCCTGCGAATCATGAAGGACTGCCTGGCCCATGACAATGATCTGCTGATCAGCGGCTTCGGTAAATTCAACGTCAAGGACAAAAAGGCGCGCCGGGGCAGGAACCCCCAGACCGGGGAGGAGTTGATTCTGCCGCCGAGAAGAGTGGTCACCTTCAAGCCTTCGGGAATCCTGCGGTCATTGATCAACAAGCAGTAA
- a CDS encoding TatD family hydrolase, which translates to MKKKKRSPLPLLPAGVTVVDTHCHLEMAAYQPDREEVLQASAKAGVTRVITIGIDLETSRQALELADRHGDVFATVGVHPHNVADISGADYESLRSLAAYPKVVAYGEIGLDYVKCYAPKEQQREHFQRQIELGRELNLPLIIHDRGAHDETMAALTAAAPFPAGGVMHCFSGNIHLAEQVMELGFHISIPGVVTFNKAEELHEVAARVPLSTLLLETDGPFLAPEPWRGKRNMPAYILYTADKIARLRNLSLEEVARQTTENAEKLFRLPARTPR; encoded by the coding sequence ATGAAGAAGAAAAAACGTTCTCCCCTCCCCCTGCTTCCCGCCGGGGTCACGGTGGTGGACACCCACTGCCACCTGGAGATGGCCGCCTATCAGCCGGACCGGGAGGAAGTACTCCAGGCGTCAGCCAAGGCCGGGGTCACCCGGGTGATCACCATCGGCATTGACCTGGAAACATCCCGTCAGGCCCTTGAGCTGGCCGACCGGCATGGTGACGTCTTTGCCACGGTGGGGGTGCATCCCCACAACGTGGCCGATATCTCCGGCGCGGACTATGAAAGCCTTCGTTCCCTGGCCGCCTATCCCAAGGTGGTGGCCTACGGCGAAATCGGCCTCGACTATGTCAAGTGCTATGCCCCCAAGGAACAGCAGCGGGAACATTTCCAGCGCCAGATCGAACTGGGCAGGGAACTGAACCTGCCGCTGATCATCCACGATCGGGGGGCCCACGATGAAACCATGGCCGCGTTGACGGCCGCGGCTCCGTTTCCAGCCGGCGGAGTGATGCACTGTTTCTCCGGCAACATCCATCTGGCCGAACAGGTCATGGAGTTAGGCTTCCATATCTCCATCCCCGGGGTGGTGACCTTTAACAAGGCCGAAGAACTCCACGAGGTGGCCGCCCGGGTTCCTCTATCAACATTACTGCTGGAAACGGACGGCCCATTTCTCGCCCCGGAACCGTGGCGCGGCAAAAGGAATATGCCGGCCTACATTCTCTATACCGCGGACAAGATCGCCCGTCTTCGCAACCTCTCACTGGAGGAGGTGGCCCGGCAGACCACGGAAAACGCGGAAAAGCTCTTCCGGTTGCCAGCCCGGACGCCCCGATGA
- a CDS encoding secondary thiamine-phosphate synthase enzyme YjbQ has translation MKSYRRELWFEVPLRRAFINITAEVEECLRQSGIREGLVLVNAMHITASVFINDDESGLHHDYEVWLEKLAPHEPVSQYRHNSYEDNADAHLKRQVMGREVVVAVTDGRLDFGTWERIFYGEFDGRRRKRVLVKIIGE, from the coding sequence ATGAAGAGTTATCGCAGGGAGTTGTGGTTTGAGGTGCCCTTGAGGCGGGCCTTTATCAATATCACCGCCGAGGTCGAGGAGTGTCTGCGGCAGTCCGGGATACGGGAGGGACTGGTCCTGGTCAATGCCATGCATATCACCGCCTCGGTGTTCATCAATGACGACGAGTCCGGCCTGCACCATGACTACGAGGTCTGGCTGGAGAAGCTCGCCCCCCATGAGCCGGTGTCCCAATACCGGCATAACAGCTATGAAGATAATGCCGACGCCCACCTGAAGAGACAGGTCATGGGACGGGAGGTGGTGGTGGCGGTTACCGATGGCCGGCTCGATTTCGGTACCTGGGAGCGGATCTTCTACGGTGAGTTCGACGGTCGGAGAAGGAAGAGGGTGCTGGTAAAGATCATCGGCGAATAG
- the eno gene encoding phosphopyruvate hydratase, with protein sequence MGEITGVIGREVIDSRGNPTVEVDVHLESGATGRALVPSGASTGKLEALELRDKAGKRFGGKGVLKAVANVNEIIGPNIIGLESTRQVLIDQAMLRMDNTANKKKLGANAILGVSMAVAKASAMELDLPLFSYLGGVNAKVLPVPMLNVLNGGAHADNNVDIQEFMIVPVGADSFATALRMGVETFHALKGVLKKAGHQTAVGDEGGFAPNLRSNEEAMEFLLEGIVRAGYKPGRDIFIAVDVAANELYDPKGKCYLLAAEKKPKKETAELIAFYQEWVDKYPLISIEDGLDESDWAGWQELTQRLGDKIQLVGDDIFVTNTAILAKGIATRVANSILIKLNQIGSVSETIDAVEMAQRAGYSAIISHRSGETEDTTIADLAVALNTGQIKTGAPSRTDRVAKYNQLLRIEEELGAAARYAGKNAFKFLS encoded by the coding sequence ATGGGTGAAATAACAGGTGTTATCGGCAGAGAAGTTATCGACTCGCGCGGCAACCCCACCGTGGAGGTGGACGTGCACCTGGAGTCCGGGGCCACCGGCCGGGCCCTGGTTCCCTCCGGCGCCTCCACCGGCAAACTGGAGGCCCTGGAACTGCGGGACAAGGCCGGAAAACGGTTTGGCGGCAAGGGGGTCCTCAAGGCGGTCGCCAATGTCAATGAGATCATCGGCCCGAACATCATCGGCCTGGAGTCCACCCGGCAGGTCCTGATCGACCAGGCCATGCTCAGGATGGACAATACGGCCAATAAAAAAAAACTGGGCGCCAACGCCATCCTCGGGGTGTCCATGGCCGTGGCCAAGGCATCGGCCATGGAACTCGATCTGCCGCTTTTTTCCTATCTGGGCGGGGTCAACGCCAAGGTCTTGCCAGTACCGATGCTGAACGTCCTGAACGGCGGCGCCCATGCGGACAACAACGTCGATATCCAGGAGTTCATGATCGTGCCCGTTGGCGCCGACAGCTTTGCCACGGCCCTGCGGATGGGGGTGGAGACCTTCCACGCTCTCAAGGGGGTGCTGAAAAAAGCAGGTCATCAGACCGCAGTGGGCGACGAAGGGGGCTTTGCCCCCAATCTCCGTTCCAACGAAGAGGCCATGGAGTTCCTGCTGGAGGGCATTGTCCGGGCCGGATACAAACCTGGCCGGGATATATTTATCGCAGTGGACGTCGCGGCCAACGAACTATACGACCCCAAGGGAAAATGTTACCTGCTCGCGGCGGAGAAAAAACCAAAGAAAGAAACAGCTGAGTTGATCGCCTTTTACCAGGAATGGGTGGATAAGTATCCGTTGATATCCATTGAAGACGGGCTGGACGAGAGCGACTGGGCCGGCTGGCAAGAACTGACCCAGCGGCTGGGCGACAAAATCCAGTTGGTCGGCGATGACATCTTTGTCACCAATACCGCCATCCTGGCCAAGGGAATCGCCACCAGGGTGGCCAACTCGATCCTGATCAAGCTCAATCAGATCGGCTCGGTCAGCGAGACCATCGATGCGGTGGAGATGGCCCAGCGGGCCGGTTACAGCGCGATTATTTCCCACCGCTCCGGCGAGACCGAGGACACCACCATCGCCGACCTGGCCGTGGCCCTGAACACCGGCCAGATCAAAACCGGGGCTCCGTCCCGGACCGACCGGGTGGCCAAATACAACCAGCTCCTGCGCATTGAAGAAGAACTGGGCGCTGCGGCCCGCTATGCCGGGAAAAACGCCTTCAAATTTCTTTCCTGA
- a CDS encoding nitroreductase — MSPVLEAIYGRRSIREFSGQQVDREQLLEVIRAGSWAPSGLNNQPWRFVLVRDDRIREQLAEQTRYGHIVRAARALIVVYLDENMMYDPVKDHQAAGACIENMLLAVEALGLGAVWLGQILKNKQQVNRILDLGPEYDLMAVLAIGHPLHRNQSSKRKPVSELVLKEY, encoded by the coding sequence ATGTCACCGGTCTTGGAGGCCATATACGGGCGTCGGAGTATCCGTGAGTTCAGCGGGCAGCAGGTGGACCGGGAACAGCTTCTGGAGGTCATCCGGGCCGGATCCTGGGCCCCGTCCGGATTGAACAACCAGCCCTGGCGTTTTGTCCTGGTCCGCGATGACAGGATCCGTGAACAGCTGGCGGAACAGACCCGTTACGGTCATATCGTCCGGGCCGCCCGCGCCTTGATCGTCGTCTATCTGGATGAGAACATGATGTATGACCCGGTCAAGGACCACCAGGCCGCCGGGGCCTGTATCGAGAATATGCTGCTTGCCGTTGAGGCATTGGGTCTGGGCGCGGTCTGGCTGGGCCAGATTCTGAAAAACAAGCAGCAGGTCAACCGGATTCTGGACCTGGGTCCCGAGTATGATCTGATGGCGGTCCTGGCCATTGGTCATCCCCTGCACCGGAATCAGAGTTCCAAACGTAAGCCGGTGAGTGAACTGGTACTCAAGGAGTATTGA
- a CDS encoding PxxKW family cysteine-rich protein, which yields MAKQSAAQSVSTDQFASGMFQPVVEKCEGCERVVEVDAVKYCRTYVSPTSKWRLGICNFATHEKPEIVTAKIRVNPLKAAKRASKKMS from the coding sequence ATGGCAAAACAGTCTGCAGCCCAGTCGGTCAGCACCGATCAGTTTGCAAGCGGTATGTTCCAGCCCGTTGTCGAGAAATGCGAGGGGTGTGAAAGGGTGGTCGAGGTCGATGCGGTCAAGTACTGCCGCACCTATGTCAGCCCCACGTCAAAATGGCGTTTGGGTATCTGTAACTTTGCCACCCATGAGAAGCCGGAGATCGTCACCGCCAAGATCCGGGTCAACCCGTTGAAGGCGGCAAAGCGGGCCTCCAAGAAAATGAGTTGA
- a CDS encoding type II secretion system F family protein has translation MPVYIWKGVNSYGEKRKGTREATSEAAVRSYLKKIRITPSSIKQKPKDLLEGIAIFQPKVTGKDVVIFTRQLSTMIDAGLPLVQSLEILGDQQDNPTFKNILRQVRADVESGTTFADSLKKHQDVFDNLYCNMVDAGEIGGILDTILSRLAMFMEKSMILKKKVKGALTYPLICLCISVVILGVILIFVVPVFEKMFKDFGSALPGPTQVVVNISNFVTSNFLIMLAGVVVIVFAFKKYYKTDKGERQIDALMLKLPVFGELLMKVAVAKFTRTLSTMLQSGVPILEGLNVVAKTAGNRVIETAVFRVADAISEGRPIAEPLEETGIFPGMVVQMINVGEAVGALDTMLEKIAAFYDEEVDQAVENLTAMIEPFMMVFLGGMIGGMVVAMYLPIFKMGEAV, from the coding sequence ATGCCTGTCTATATCTGGAAGGGAGTGAATTCCTACGGCGAGAAACGAAAAGGCACCCGCGAGGCGACCAGCGAGGCCGCGGTCCGCTCCTACCTGAAAAAAATCCGCATTACGCCCAGTTCGATAAAGCAGAAGCCCAAGGACCTGTTGGAAGGCATTGCCATATTCCAGCCCAAGGTCACCGGCAAGGACGTGGTGATCTTCACCCGGCAGTTGTCCACCATGATCGACGCCGGCCTGCCCCTGGTCCAGTCCCTGGAAATACTCGGCGACCAGCAGGATAATCCGACCTTCAAAAATATCCTCCGCCAGGTCAGGGCGGACGTGGAAAGCGGCACCACCTTTGCCGACTCCCTGAAAAAACACCAGGATGTGTTTGACAATCTCTACTGCAACATGGTGGATGCGGGCGAGATCGGCGGAATCCTCGACACCATCCTCTCCCGCCTGGCAATGTTCATGGAAAAAAGCATGATCCTGAAAAAAAAGGTCAAGGGCGCCCTGACCTATCCGCTAATCTGTCTCTGCATCTCGGTCGTAATCCTCGGTGTCATCCTGATCTTTGTGGTGCCGGTATTCGAGAAAATGTTCAAGGACTTTGGCTCGGCCCTGCCCGGCCCCACCCAGGTGGTGGTCAATATAAGCAATTTCGTGACCAGCAATTTTCTCATCATGCTCGCCGGGGTGGTGGTAATCGTATTTGCCTTTAAAAAATATTATAAGACCGATAAAGGCGAACGGCAGATCGACGCCCTGATGCTCAAACTGCCGGTTTTCGGCGAGTTGCTGATGAAGGTGGCGGTGGCCAAGTTCACCCGGACCCTGAGCACCATGCTGCAGAGCGGGGTGCCGATCCTCGAGGGGCTGAACGTGGTGGCCAAAACCGCGGGCAACCGGGTCATTGAAACCGCTGTGTTCCGGGTGGCCGATGCGATCAGCGAAGGGCGGCCGATTGCCGAGCCCCTTGAAGAAACCGGGATTTTCCCGGGCATGGTCGTCCAGATGATCAACGTGGGCGAGGCAGTGGGCGCCCTGGATACGATGTTGGAAAAAATCGCCGCGTTTTATGATGAGGAAGTGGACCAGGCCGTTGAAAACCTGACCGCGATGATCGAACCGTTCATGATGGTCTTTCTCGGCGGCATGATCGGCGGCATGGTCGTGGCCATGTATCTGCCCATCTTCAAAATGGGCGAGGCCGTATAG